In the Bordetella genomosp. 10 genome, one interval contains:
- a CDS encoding LysR substrate-binding domain-containing protein, translating into MELRHLRYFVGVCDAGSLLKAANRLHIAQPALGQQISALEEEVGTKLFERSSRGMAPTEAGKVLLEHARAILIDTDRACAAARNVGTVPRGEVALGLPTTVALVATLPILVACRTRLPEVKLKLVEGYSGHLREWLLSGRLDLTLMFGESPEESIQKTLLLDDRLVFVSTAQGKKLPKTLPITALSEEPLVLPSKEHGLRRGIDEACEPRGVELNVIAEIDSLGSAKLAAEAGIGSTILPHAAVAAEVMAGRLQTAIIDSPGFLRRVVCATNTGRTASTGAIAVKRLIWEVLKDMVDSGAWPATWAGGDTRP; encoded by the coding sequence ATGGAACTCAGGCATTTACGGTATTTCGTGGGCGTCTGCGACGCCGGCAGCCTGTTGAAGGCCGCCAATCGGCTGCACATCGCCCAACCGGCGCTGGGACAGCAGATATCCGCCCTCGAGGAAGAAGTGGGCACGAAACTCTTCGAGCGATCGAGCCGCGGCATGGCGCCGACGGAAGCAGGCAAGGTCCTGCTCGAACATGCCCGGGCCATACTCATCGACACCGACCGCGCCTGCGCGGCCGCGCGCAACGTGGGCACCGTGCCCCGCGGCGAAGTCGCCCTGGGCCTTCCCACCACCGTGGCGCTGGTGGCCACGCTGCCTATCCTCGTGGCATGCAGGACGCGGCTGCCGGAGGTCAAGTTGAAACTGGTCGAAGGGTATAGCGGCCATTTACGCGAGTGGCTGCTGTCGGGCCGCCTGGATCTGACCCTCATGTTCGGCGAGTCTCCCGAGGAAAGCATCCAGAAAACGCTGTTGCTCGACGACAGGCTGGTCTTCGTTTCCACGGCGCAGGGAAAGAAACTCCCCAAGACATTGCCGATCACCGCGCTGTCGGAAGAACCCCTCGTGCTGCCGAGCAAGGAGCACGGCCTGCGCCGCGGCATCGACGAAGCCTGCGAACCGCGCGGCGTCGAACTGAACGTGATCGCCGAAATCGACTCATTGGGGAGCGCCAAGCTTGCCGCCGAGGCGGGAATAGGCAGCACGATACTTCCCCACGCGGCGGTCGCGGCCGAAGTCATGGCGGGCCGTCTGCAGACGGCCATCATCGACAGCCCGGGTTTTTTGCGCCGCGTCGTTTGCGCGACCAATACGGGCCGCACCGCCTCGACGGGCGCCATCGCGGTGAAGCGGTTGATCTGGGAAGTGCTGAAGGACATGGTGGACTCGGGGGCCTGGCCCGCCACCTGGGCGGGCGGCGACACGCGCCCCTAG
- a CDS encoding aldehyde dehydrogenase has product MKRYSLRINGQSVDPRGGAWFESQNPYTGQAWAEIPRGNAQDVDAAVRAAHASFQGEWGALTATQRGALMRKLADLIARDAQKLAATEVRDNGKLIAEMQGQLNYIPQWFHYYGGLADKIQGSTLPLDKKGYFAYTRHEPLGVVAAITPWNSPLLLLAWKLAPALAAGCTVVVKPSEFTSASTLEFAELFEEAGFPAGVFNVVTGFGGEVGSALVEHPLVAKVSFTGSDATGRLINEKAGKLLKHTSMELGGKSPNIVFDDADLEQAVFGAISGIFAATGQTCIAGSRLLVQESIHDDFVERLLAVARTARMGDPMDPDTQVGPVTTPPQYEKVLQYIDIANKEGATAVLGGKKGTGEACGKGWFVEPTIFTGVRNDMRVAQEEVFGPVLSIIKFRDETHALEIANDVRFGLAAAVWTSDIGRAIRMSEKLQAGTVWVNTYRAVSFMAPFGGYKDSGLGRENGIDAIREYLQTKSVWINSGAVTGNPFVMR; this is encoded by the coding sequence ATGAAGCGCTATTCGTTGCGTATCAACGGCCAGTCGGTGGACCCCCGGGGCGGCGCCTGGTTCGAGTCCCAGAACCCCTATACCGGGCAGGCCTGGGCGGAGATCCCCCGTGGCAACGCCCAGGACGTCGATGCCGCCGTCCGCGCCGCGCATGCGAGTTTTCAGGGCGAGTGGGGCGCGTTGACGGCGACGCAACGGGGCGCGCTGATGCGCAAGCTGGCCGACCTGATCGCGCGAGACGCCCAGAAGCTCGCGGCGACCGAAGTGCGCGACAACGGCAAGCTGATCGCCGAAATGCAGGGCCAGTTGAACTACATCCCCCAGTGGTTCCACTATTACGGCGGCCTCGCCGACAAGATCCAGGGCAGCACGCTGCCGCTGGACAAGAAAGGCTACTTTGCCTACACGCGCCACGAACCGCTCGGCGTGGTCGCGGCGATTACGCCGTGGAATTCGCCGCTGCTATTGCTGGCGTGGAAACTCGCGCCGGCGCTCGCGGCCGGCTGCACGGTGGTCGTGAAGCCTTCGGAATTCACCTCGGCGTCCACCCTGGAGTTCGCGGAACTCTTCGAGGAAGCCGGCTTCCCGGCGGGCGTCTTCAACGTGGTCACGGGTTTCGGCGGAGAAGTCGGCTCCGCGCTGGTGGAGCATCCGCTCGTGGCGAAAGTCAGCTTCACGGGATCCGACGCCACGGGGCGGCTGATCAATGAGAAGGCGGGCAAGCTGCTCAAGCACACCTCCATGGAGCTGGGCGGGAAATCCCCCAACATCGTGTTCGACGACGCGGACCTGGAACAGGCGGTTTTCGGCGCCATTTCCGGGATATTCGCCGCGACGGGGCAGACCTGCATCGCCGGCTCCCGCTTGCTGGTGCAGGAAAGCATCCATGACGATTTCGTCGAGCGGCTGTTGGCGGTGGCCCGGACGGCGCGCATGGGGGATCCCATGGATCCCGATACCCAGGTCGGCCCGGTCACCACGCCGCCGCAGTACGAAAAAGTCTTGCAATACATCGACATCGCGAACAAGGAGGGCGCCACGGCGGTCCTGGGCGGCAAGAAGGGGACCGGCGAGGCATGCGGCAAGGGATGGTTCGTCGAGCCCACGATTTTCACCGGCGTGCGCAACGATATGCGCGTCGCCCAGGAGGAAGTGTTCGGCCCCGTGCTGTCGATCATCAAATTCCGGGACGAGACGCATGCCCTGGAAATCGCCAACGACGTTCGTTTCGGGCTGGCCGCCGCGGTCTGGACGAGCGACATCGGCCGGGCGATCCGGATGTCCGAAAAGCTCCAGGCCGGGACGGTCTGGGTCAACACCTACCGGGCGGTCAGCTTCATGGCGCCGTTCGGCGGCTACAAGGATTCGGGGCTGGGACGGGAAAACGGGATAGACGCGATACGCGAGTACCTGCAGACGAAATCCGTCTGGATCAATAGCGGCGCCGTCACGGGCAACCCCTTCGTCATGCGGTAG
- a CDS encoding thiamine pyrophosphate-dependent enzyme, with protein MNQKSSGAGVGRRAFVSALLAKTPEALVVTGLGSASYDVFAAGDRDENYYLWGAMGGSVPLGLGLALAQPEKQVVVVTGDGEMLMGIGSLGTVAVKQPKNLTVVVLDNGHFGETGMQRSHSGLGSSLVAIARGFGIEDAFTVDTLEGHETVAERIRQRKGVAFAQVFIEADEPPRALPPRDGPFVKNRFRAALGLAPF; from the coding sequence ATGAACCAGAAATCTTCCGGTGCAGGCGTCGGCCGGCGCGCCTTCGTTTCCGCCTTGCTGGCGAAAACGCCCGAGGCATTGGTGGTGACGGGTCTCGGCTCGGCGTCCTACGACGTTTTCGCGGCGGGCGACCGCGACGAGAATTACTATCTGTGGGGCGCCATGGGCGGTTCCGTGCCGCTGGGCCTGGGCCTGGCCCTGGCCCAGCCCGAAAAACAGGTGGTGGTGGTCACGGGCGACGGCGAAATGTTGATGGGTATCGGCAGCCTTGGTACCGTGGCGGTCAAGCAGCCGAAAAACCTGACCGTCGTGGTGCTCGACAATGGCCATTTCGGTGAAACCGGCATGCAGCGCAGCCATTCGGGCCTGGGTTCCAGCCTGGTGGCGATCGCCCGGGGATTCGGCATCGAGGATGCCTTTACGGTCGATACGCTGGAAGGGCATGAAACGGTGGCCGAGCGTATCCGGCAGCGCAAGGGCGTAGCCTTTGCGCAGGTGTTCATCGAAGCGGATGAGCCGCCGCGGGCGCTGCCGCCCCGCGACGGTCCTTTCGTCAAGAACCGGTTCCGCGCCGCGCTGGGCCTGGCGCCGTTCTAG
- a CDS encoding thiamine pyrophosphate-binding protein — MNAPAAAPAWQETIFKILKAGGTRQIAYVPDAGHSHVIRSAIADPDIQDIVLTTEEEGVALASGAWLGGQRAVLLMQSSGVGNCVNMFSLLKAADFPFFTLVTMRGEYAEFNPWQAPMGQATQGALELMGIHVLRVNHPDEVEEIVSAGFDEAFEAGGKVAVLLGQSLIGRKKWERK, encoded by the coding sequence ATGAACGCACCCGCGGCGGCTCCCGCCTGGCAGGAGACGATTTTCAAGATCCTGAAGGCGGGCGGCACACGCCAGATCGCCTATGTTCCCGACGCCGGCCATTCCCACGTCATACGCAGCGCGATCGCGGATCCCGACATCCAGGACATCGTGCTGACCACCGAGGAGGAGGGCGTGGCCCTCGCCAGCGGCGCATGGCTGGGCGGGCAGCGCGCCGTGCTGCTGATGCAGAGCAGCGGCGTCGGCAACTGCGTGAACATGTTCTCGTTGCTGAAAGCGGCGGATTTCCCCTTCTTCACGCTGGTCACGATGCGCGGCGAATATGCGGAATTCAATCCCTGGCAGGCGCCGATGGGACAGGCCACCCAGGGCGCCCTGGAATTGATGGGCATCCACGTGCTGCGCGTCAATCACCCGGACGAGGTCGAGGAAATCGTCTCGGCCGGCTTCGACGAGGCCTTCGAGGCGGGCGGGAAAGTGGCGGTTCTGCTGGGACAGAGCCTGATCGGCAGAAAGAAGTGGGAGCGCAAATAA
- a CDS encoding LysR family transcriptional regulator, whose protein sequence is MEFKQLRAFLTVAETGNVTRAADMLHLVQPAVSRQLRLLEEDIGTPLFKRSRHGMVLTAAGQALVGYARRALLELDRARAEVGGDAQSEVNGLVTLGLLPSTIEMLSSALVGAITAKYPGIRLRLTMGYAGTLLNWLESGEIDGALLYGAESSPNIQTSPLIDEPLWVIAPASVQLRRKSPLPLASLVDQKLVLPSAPHGLRTLVEHACAVSHVTLQIAAETNALSVQRNLVLSGHGWTILPPIAVADDLRARRLSGAPLTDPDITRTIVLALPTNRPSGHHVRCAVELLGQVAKEAIRSGTWLEGKWLGD, encoded by the coding sequence ATGGAATTCAAACAGCTACGCGCCTTCTTGACCGTCGCCGAGACCGGAAACGTGACGCGGGCGGCGGACATGCTGCACCTGGTCCAACCCGCGGTGTCGCGGCAATTGAGACTGCTGGAAGAAGATATAGGAACCCCGCTGTTCAAGCGTTCCCGCCACGGCATGGTGCTCACGGCGGCGGGCCAGGCCCTCGTCGGCTACGCCAGGCGCGCCCTCCTGGAGCTGGACAGGGCGCGGGCCGAGGTCGGCGGCGACGCGCAATCGGAAGTGAACGGCCTGGTCACGCTGGGTTTGTTGCCCAGCACCATAGAAATGCTGTCCAGCGCGCTGGTGGGCGCCATTACCGCCAAATACCCAGGCATACGCCTCCGTCTCACCATGGGTTACGCGGGCACGCTGTTGAACTGGCTGGAATCGGGCGAGATAGACGGGGCCCTGCTCTATGGCGCGGAGAGTTCGCCGAACATCCAGACCTCCCCGCTGATCGACGAGCCGCTTTGGGTCATCGCGCCGGCCAGCGTGCAATTGCGGCGCAAATCCCCCCTTCCCCTGGCAAGCCTGGTGGATCAGAAACTGGTGCTTCCCAGCGCGCCCCACGGCCTACGCACGCTGGTGGAGCACGCCTGCGCGGTCAGTCACGTCACCCTGCAGATCGCCGCGGAGACCAACGCGCTGAGCGTGCAGCGCAACCTGGTGCTGAGCGGCCATGGCTGGACCATACTGCCGCCCATCGCCGTCGCCGACGACCTGCGCGCCCGCCGACTGTCGGGCGCGCCGCTTACGGACCCCGACATCACGCGAACCATCGTCCTCGCGCTACCGACCAACCGCCCCAGCGGCCATCACGTCCGGTGCGCGGTGGAATTGCTGGGACAGGTGGCGAAGGAAGCGATCCGGTCCGGAACGTGGCTGGAGGGGAAGTGGCTGGGGGACTAA
- a CDS encoding CBS domain-containing protein → MLARDIMTRQPITVSVHASVASVIRLMVDRQISAVIVTGAGDAVLGIVSEGDIVHRQGSMHQARLDHWLALLAEGEPLNEAFLHSLQLSERSVGTIMSAPVITLDESASLAEIADILDKHRIKRVPITSHGKLVGIVSRRDMLRALINTGA, encoded by the coding sequence ATGTTGGCCCGCGACATCATGACCAGACAGCCGATTACGGTTTCCGTGCACGCATCCGTCGCCAGCGTCATACGCCTCATGGTGGACCGGCAGATAAGCGCGGTTATCGTCACGGGCGCCGGCGATGCCGTCCTGGGGATCGTGAGCGAAGGCGATATCGTGCACCGGCAGGGCAGCATGCACCAGGCAAGGCTGGATCATTGGTTGGCCCTGCTCGCGGAGGGCGAACCGCTAAACGAGGCCTTCCTGCACAGCCTGCAACTGAGCGAGCGCAGCGTCGGCACCATCATGTCGGCCCCCGTCATCACGCTCGACGAGTCCGCCTCCCTGGCCGAGATCGCCGATATTCTCGACAAGCACAGGATCAAGCGCGTCCCGATAACCAGCCACGGAAAACTCGTCGGCATCGTCAGCCGGCGCGACATGCTGCGCGCGCTCATCAACACGGGAGCGTGA
- a CDS encoding helix-turn-helix domain-containing protein has protein sequence MRTVENSVSRTRARNITWLRAAGSASHPSSSPCSQCDAGSMCQIAALGGGGLVSALDTQIGVRAVQAGESIYRAGDALRNLFTPRCGMCKSVRIDREGRQQITGFKIRGECFGTDGIATGRHESEAVALLDMQVCTLPFLRAEAVADALPEVHRGMKRLLSKETSDRENLLMLVANRNAEQRVAAFLLDLGARFGERTANSSLFPLCISREDIGAHLGLTLETVSRVFSRFRRRGLVQWEGRVIRILDMPGLEHAGDG, from the coding sequence ATGCGTACCGTCGAAAACAGCGTTTCTCGCACGCGGGCGAGAAACATCACCTGGCTGCGAGCCGCGGGCTCCGCCAGCCATCCTTCATCGTCGCCATGCTCGCAATGCGATGCGGGCAGCATGTGCCAGATCGCCGCCCTGGGCGGCGGGGGCCTTGTATCCGCCCTGGATACGCAGATCGGCGTCCGCGCCGTCCAGGCGGGAGAATCGATCTATCGCGCCGGCGACGCGTTGCGCAACCTGTTCACGCCCCGCTGCGGCATGTGCAAGAGCGTTCGGATCGATCGCGAAGGGCGGCAGCAGATCACCGGCTTCAAGATCAGGGGCGAATGCTTCGGCACCGACGGCATCGCCACGGGGCGGCACGAATCGGAGGCCGTCGCGCTGCTGGACATGCAGGTATGCACCCTGCCGTTTCTGCGGGCCGAGGCGGTGGCCGACGCCCTGCCCGAAGTGCATCGGGGCATGAAGCGCCTGCTCAGCAAGGAAACCTCGGACAGGGAAAACCTGCTCATGCTGGTGGCGAACCGGAACGCCGAGCAGCGCGTCGCCGCGTTTCTGCTGGACCTGGGCGCCCGCTTCGGGGAACGCACGGCCAATTCGTCCTTGTTTCCCTTGTGCATCAGCCGGGAAGACATCGGGGCTCACCTCGGACTGACCCTGGAAACCGTCAGCCGGGTATTTTCCCGCTTCCGCCGCCGTGGCCTGGTGCAATGGGAAGGGCGCGTCATACGCATACTGGACATGCCGGGGCTGGAGCATGCCGGCGACGGGTGA
- a CDS encoding BON domain-containing protein — MGDRDLRRLVLDELEFDPSIDARNIGVAVQEGIVTLTGHVTSFAEKYNAERAVQRVKGVRGLAQELEVRLSPAVHAEDDKLAKRVADMLAWDSSVPAEKVHVKVQNGWVTLSGLVDWDYQRRSCESTVRRLAGIRGILNDIKVAERVHAGDVRACVDKALQRSAEIEAKGIRLQVLGGSVTLSGQVHSWHERNAVQKAVWAVPGVTAVVNQLDVS; from the coding sequence ATGGGCGATAGGGATTTGCGTAGATTGGTCTTGGACGAGCTGGAGTTCGATCCCAGCATCGACGCGAGAAACATAGGCGTGGCGGTGCAGGAGGGCATCGTGACCCTCACGGGACACGTCACGTCGTTCGCGGAGAAATACAACGCCGAGCGCGCGGTGCAGCGCGTCAAGGGCGTGCGGGGCCTGGCGCAGGAATTGGAGGTGCGCCTGTCGCCGGCGGTGCACGCCGAGGACGACAAGTTGGCCAAGCGGGTCGCCGACATGCTGGCATGGGACTCCTCGGTGCCGGCGGAGAAGGTGCACGTCAAGGTCCAGAACGGCTGGGTCACGCTGAGCGGCCTGGTCGACTGGGATTACCAGCGCCGCAGTTGCGAAAGCACGGTGCGGCGGCTGGCCGGCATCCGCGGGATCCTGAACGACATCAAGGTGGCGGAACGCGTGCACGCCGGCGACGTCAGGGCCTGCGTGGACAAGGCCCTGCAACGGAGCGCCGAAATCGAGGCCAAGGGAATACGCCTGCAGGTGCTGGGCGGTTCGGTGACGCTGTCGGGACAGGTTCACAGTTGGCACGAACGCAATGCCGTGCAGAAGGCGGTGTGGGCCGTGCCGGGCGTGACCGCGGTCGTCAATCAACTGGACGTTTCGTGA
- a CDS encoding universal stress protein — protein MNRRAAPAGSRRLRSNAHPRKVGEINKETTVINNVLIPTDGSECATAALERGVSLAADLKAKVTFLMVREPFRMLSAESAQIERVKSEFTQYETDRARGVLERATAIAAKAGVACAALQVEHARPYEAIIEAARKCEADIIAMGSHGLGGVRAVVLGSVTQKVLTHCLIPVLVYR, from the coding sequence ATGAATCGTAGGGCCGCACCGGCAGGCTCGCGCCGGCTTCGATCGAACGCGCATCCGCGCAAGGTCGGAGAAATCAACAAGGAGACGACCGTGATAAACAATGTCCTGATTCCGACTGATGGTTCCGAATGCGCGACCGCGGCGCTCGAGCGCGGGGTTTCCCTGGCGGCCGACCTGAAGGCGAAGGTGACCTTCCTGATGGTGAGGGAGCCTTTCCGTATGCTTTCCGCCGAATCCGCGCAGATCGAGCGGGTCAAAAGCGAGTTCACCCAATATGAGACCGACAGGGCTCGCGGCGTCCTGGAGCGCGCCACGGCCATCGCCGCGAAAGCGGGGGTCGCTTGCGCCGCCTTGCAGGTCGAACACGCGCGGCCCTACGAGGCGATCATCGAGGCGGCCCGGAAATGCGAGGCCGACATCATCGCCATGGGCTCGCACGGCTTGGGGGGCGTCCGGGCGGTGGTGCTCGGCAGCGTTACGCAGAAAGTGCTGACGCATTGCCTGATTCCCGTCCTCGTGTATCGCTAG
- a CDS encoding BON domain-containing protein produces the protein MDDLALLDLVVEALAVDPGIRSERLRVQVQDGVVALSGRVNAHAEKIRLARVVRWIRGVVEITTEVQVTHEGIETPGDDALCARIADGLSWTATLPPGRVKVRVRRGWVVLSGAVEWDYQRGLCEDVAGRLAGVSGIVDLLTVKPRMAAIDVEACAQRALRRNAGIRSADITARFVGGNMTLTGSVRSWHERNAVRRTIWSVPGVTRILDRMVTMPPRDER, from the coding sequence ATGGACGACCTCGCGCTTCTCGATCTCGTGGTGGAGGCGCTTGCGGTCGATCCCGGCATCCGGAGCGAACGGCTGCGCGTGCAGGTGCAGGACGGCGTCGTGGCGTTGTCCGGACGCGTGAACGCCCATGCCGAGAAGATTCGCCTGGCGCGGGTGGTTCGGTGGATACGCGGCGTCGTTGAAATCACGACGGAGGTGCAGGTCACGCATGAGGGCATCGAGACGCCCGGCGACGATGCGCTGTGCGCCCGCATCGCCGACGGTTTGTCCTGGACCGCGACGCTGCCGCCAGGCAGGGTGAAAGTCAGGGTGCGGCGGGGATGGGTCGTCCTGTCGGGCGCCGTCGAATGGGACTATCAGCGCGGGCTTTGCGAGGACGTCGCGGGACGGCTCGCCGGCGTGTCGGGCATTGTCGATCTCCTGACCGTCAAGCCGCGGATGGCCGCCATCGACGTCGAGGCGTGCGCGCAGCGCGCCCTGCGCCGGAATGCCGGGATTCGGTCGGCGGACATAACAGCCAGGTTCGTCGGGGGAAACATGACCCTGACAGGATCGGTGCGGAGCTGGCATGAAAGGAATGCGGTGCGCCGCACGATCTGGTCCGTGCCGGGCGTGACCAGGATCCTGGACCGCATGGTGACGATGCCTCCGCGCGACGAACGATGA
- a CDS encoding NAD(P)-dependent alcohol dehydrogenase, giving the protein MSKTMKAAVFVEPGRIEIREKTIPDVGPNDALMKITTTTICGTDVHILKGEYPVASGLTVGHEPVGIIEKLGSAVTGYREGQRVIAGAICPNFNSYAAQDGYPSQDGSYLMHSGQCGCHGYAATAGWRFGNKIDGAQAEYLLVPDAQANLAPIPDGLDDDQVLMCPDIMSTGFKGAENANIRIGDTVAIFAQGPIGLCATAGARLLGATTVIGVDGNAHRLEMARTWGADVVLNINECDVVDEIMKLTQGKGVDSAIEALGSQATFESALRVLKPGGTLSSLGVYSSDLKIPLGAFAAGLGDHRINTALCPGGKERMRRLMNVIQSNRLDLSAMVTHRFDLENIVEAYDLFSHQRDNVLKVSVKPG; this is encoded by the coding sequence ATGAGCAAGACGATGAAAGCCGCCGTATTCGTGGAACCCGGCCGGATCGAAATCCGCGAGAAAACCATTCCGGACGTCGGCCCGAACGATGCGCTGATGAAGATAACGACGACGACGATCTGCGGCACCGACGTGCACATATTGAAGGGCGAATATCCGGTGGCATCGGGCCTGACCGTCGGCCACGAGCCCGTCGGCATCATCGAGAAACTGGGCAGCGCCGTCACCGGCTATCGCGAAGGCCAGCGCGTCATCGCGGGCGCGATATGCCCGAACTTCAATTCCTACGCCGCGCAGGACGGATATCCCTCGCAGGACGGCAGCTATCTGATGCACAGCGGGCAATGCGGATGCCATGGTTACGCGGCGACCGCGGGCTGGCGCTTCGGCAACAAGATCGACGGCGCGCAGGCGGAATACCTGCTGGTGCCGGATGCGCAGGCGAACCTGGCCCCGATTCCCGACGGCCTCGACGACGACCAGGTCCTCATGTGCCCGGACATCATGTCCACCGGCTTCAAGGGGGCGGAAAACGCGAACATCCGCATCGGCGACACGGTCGCGATATTCGCGCAGGGGCCCATCGGCCTGTGCGCGACCGCCGGCGCGCGGCTGCTGGGCGCCACCACCGTCATCGGCGTGGACGGCAACGCGCATCGCCTGGAAATGGCCAGGACGTGGGGCGCCGATGTCGTCCTGAACATCAACGAGTGCGACGTCGTCGACGAAATAATGAAGCTGACCCAAGGCAAGGGCGTCGATTCGGCCATCGAGGCGCTGGGCTCGCAAGCGACCTTCGAATCCGCGCTGCGGGTGCTGAAACCCGGCGGCACCCTGTCCAGCCTGGGCGTCTACTCCAGCGACCTGAAAATCCCGCTCGGCGCGTTCGCCGCGGGCCTGGGCGACCACCGGATCAATACCGCCTTGTGCCCCGGCGGAAAAGAACGCATGCGCCGGCTCATGAACGTCATCCAGTCCAACCGGCTGGATCTCTCCGCGATGGTGACCCACCGGTTCGACCTGGAGAATATCGTCGAAGCGTACGACCTGTTTTCCCACCAGCGCGACAACGTGCTGAAGGTGTCCGTGAAGCCGGGTTGA